The proteins below are encoded in one region of Sphaerodactylus townsendi isolate TG3544 linkage group LG06, MPM_Stown_v2.3, whole genome shotgun sequence:
- the BSDC1 gene encoding BSD domain-containing protein 1 isoform X6 — translation MKRDLTEFGQVVQHDTACTIAATASVVKEKLAKTEGSSGTTEKVRKGLSNFLGVISDTFAPSPDKTIDCDVITLMATPSGTTELYDSAKARLYSLQSDPATYCNEPDGPSELFEAWLSCFNLEEKKKEISELLGSSPSIRSLYTKMVPVAVSHSEFWQRYFYKVHQLEQEEVRREALKQRAEQSVHFEEPGWEEEEEEFLGSSPAPQSHVSLQSSQEMKPSSPISTECVTPTLEASVESWAMLSIPTAATPSESSESVSLVTQIPNPLAVPAAPLQTGAQLSGAGDLSQRLQEASAEEPASSPKPEEPVQPPPALQDAKPSPGKPKEQPESKPANRIETAREDGPTDLRVFELNSDSGKSTPSNNGKKGSSTDISEDWEKDFDLDMTEEEVQLALSKVDVSEELEDEEWENWE, via the exons ATGAAACGGGACTTGACTGAGTTTGGCCAGGTGGTCCAGCATGACACTGCCTGCACCATTGCAGCCACTGCCAGCGTGGTCAAAGAGAAGCTGGCT AAGACGGAGGGCTCTTCAGGCACAACAGAGAAAGTGAGGAAAGGTCTCTCCAACTTCCTGGGCGTAATCTCGGACACTTTTGCCCCTTCGCCAGACAAGACTATCGACTGTGATGTCATAACTCTGATGGCAACCCCCTCTGGGACCACTGAGTTGTATGACAGTGCCAAG GCCCGGCTGTACAGTCTTCAGTCTGATCCAGCCACCTATTGCAACGAACCAGATG GACCTTCTGAACTCTTTGAGGCCTGGCTGTCATGCTTCAacctagaagagaagaaaaaggagatctCAGAACTCTTGGGGAGCAGCCCATCCATCCGCTCGCTCTACACCAAAATG GTCCCGGTAGCTGTGTCCCACTCAGAGTTCTGGCAGCGCTACTTCTATAAAGTCCATCAGTTGGAGCAG GAGGAAGTCCGAAGGGAGGCCCTGAAGCAGCGGGCTGAGCAGAGCGTTCACTTTGAGGAGCCAggctgggaggaggaagagg AGGAATTTCTTGGGTCATCACCGGCTCCCCAATCCCATGTCAGCTTGCAGTCTTCCCAAGAGATGAAGCCATCTTCCCCCATCTCCACAGAATGCGTCACTCCGACCCTGGAGGCATCCGTGGAAAGCTGGGCTATGCTGAGCATCCCAACAGCGGCAACCCCGTCAGAAAGCAGCGAGAGCGTCTCCTTGGTGACTCAGATCCCAAACCCCTTGGCCGTGCCTGCCGCCCCTTTACAGACTGGAGCCCAGCTCTCTGGGGCAGGAGACCTCTCTCAGAGGCTTCAGGAGGCGAGTGCAGAAGAACCAGCCTCATCACCAAAGCCCGAGGAACCCGTGCAACCCCCTCCAGCCCTGCAGGATGCGAAGCCTTCTCCAGGGAAACCCAAGGAGCAGCCTGAGAGCAAGCCGGCAAACAGGATAGAAACTGCCCGGGAAGATGGGCCCACAGACCTGCGAGTCTTCGAGCTCAACTCGGACAGCGGGAAATCCACGCCCTCCAATAacgggaagaaag GCTCCAGCACGGATATCAGCGAGGACTGGGAAAAGGACTTTGACTTGGACATGACAGAGGAAGAGGTGCAGCTGGCACTC
- the BSDC1 gene encoding BSD domain-containing protein 1 isoform X1 has protein sequence MGWGMERREGALGSSSLSVDGEDGGWWRSWLQQSIQTVKEKSTEALEFMKRDLTEFGQVVQHDTACTIAATASVVKEKLAKTEGSSGTTEKVRKGLSNFLGVISDTFAPSPDKTIDCDVITLMATPSGTTELYDSAKARLYSLQSDPATYCNEPDGPSELFEAWLSCFNLEEKKKEISELLGSSPSIRSLYTKMVPVAVSHSEFWQRYFYKVHQLEQEEVRREALKQRAEQSVHFEEPGWEEEEEEFLGSSPAPQSHVSLQSSQEMKPSSPISTECVTPTLEASVESWAMLSIPTAATPSESSESVSLVTQIPNPLAVPAAPLQTGAQLSGAGDLSQRLQEASAEEPASSPKPEEPVQPPPALQDAKPSPGKPKEQPESKPANRIETAREDGPTDLRVFELNSDSGKSTPSNNGKKGSSTDISEDWEKDFDLDMTEEEVQLALSKVDVSEELEDEEWENWE, from the exons ATGGGCTGGGGGatggaaagaagggaaggggcCTTGGGTTCAAGTTCGTTGTCAGTGGATGG GGAAGATGGAGGCTGGTGGAGGAGCTGGTTACAGCAAAGCATTCAGACTGTCAAAGAGAAG TCCACAGAGGCCTTGGAGTTCATGAAACGGGACTTGACTGAGTTTGGCCAGGTGGTCCAGCATGACACTGCCTGCACCATTGCAGCCACTGCCAGCGTGGTCAAAGAGAAGCTGGCT AAGACGGAGGGCTCTTCAGGCACAACAGAGAAAGTGAGGAAAGGTCTCTCCAACTTCCTGGGCGTAATCTCGGACACTTTTGCCCCTTCGCCAGACAAGACTATCGACTGTGATGTCATAACTCTGATGGCAACCCCCTCTGGGACCACTGAGTTGTATGACAGTGCCAAG GCCCGGCTGTACAGTCTTCAGTCTGATCCAGCCACCTATTGCAACGAACCAGATG GACCTTCTGAACTCTTTGAGGCCTGGCTGTCATGCTTCAacctagaagagaagaaaaaggagatctCAGAACTCTTGGGGAGCAGCCCATCCATCCGCTCGCTCTACACCAAAATG GTCCCGGTAGCTGTGTCCCACTCAGAGTTCTGGCAGCGCTACTTCTATAAAGTCCATCAGTTGGAGCAG GAGGAAGTCCGAAGGGAGGCCCTGAAGCAGCGGGCTGAGCAGAGCGTTCACTTTGAGGAGCCAggctgggaggaggaagagg AGGAATTTCTTGGGTCATCACCGGCTCCCCAATCCCATGTCAGCTTGCAGTCTTCCCAAGAGATGAAGCCATCTTCCCCCATCTCCACAGAATGCGTCACTCCGACCCTGGAGGCATCCGTGGAAAGCTGGGCTATGCTGAGCATCCCAACAGCGGCAACCCCGTCAGAAAGCAGCGAGAGCGTCTCCTTGGTGACTCAGATCCCAAACCCCTTGGCCGTGCCTGCCGCCCCTTTACAGACTGGAGCCCAGCTCTCTGGGGCAGGAGACCTCTCTCAGAGGCTTCAGGAGGCGAGTGCAGAAGAACCAGCCTCATCACCAAAGCCCGAGGAACCCGTGCAACCCCCTCCAGCCCTGCAGGATGCGAAGCCTTCTCCAGGGAAACCCAAGGAGCAGCCTGAGAGCAAGCCGGCAAACAGGATAGAAACTGCCCGGGAAGATGGGCCCACAGACCTGCGAGTCTTCGAGCTCAACTCGGACAGCGGGAAATCCACGCCCTCCAATAacgggaagaaag GCTCCAGCACGGATATCAGCGAGGACTGGGAAAAGGACTTTGACTTGGACATGACAGAGGAAGAGGTGCAGCTGGCACTC
- the BSDC1 gene encoding BSD domain-containing protein 1 isoform X2 gives MGWGMERREGALGSSSLSVDGEDGGWWRSWLQQSIQTVKEKSTEALEFMKRDLTEFGQVVQHDTACTIAATASVVKEKLATEGSSGTTEKVRKGLSNFLGVISDTFAPSPDKTIDCDVITLMATPSGTTELYDSAKARLYSLQSDPATYCNEPDGPSELFEAWLSCFNLEEKKKEISELLGSSPSIRSLYTKMVPVAVSHSEFWQRYFYKVHQLEQEEVRREALKQRAEQSVHFEEPGWEEEEEEFLGSSPAPQSHVSLQSSQEMKPSSPISTECVTPTLEASVESWAMLSIPTAATPSESSESVSLVTQIPNPLAVPAAPLQTGAQLSGAGDLSQRLQEASAEEPASSPKPEEPVQPPPALQDAKPSPGKPKEQPESKPANRIETAREDGPTDLRVFELNSDSGKSTPSNNGKKGSSTDISEDWEKDFDLDMTEEEVQLALSKVDVSEELEDEEWENWE, from the exons ATGGGCTGGGGGatggaaagaagggaaggggcCTTGGGTTCAAGTTCGTTGTCAGTGGATGG GGAAGATGGAGGCTGGTGGAGGAGCTGGTTACAGCAAAGCATTCAGACTGTCAAAGAGAAG TCCACAGAGGCCTTGGAGTTCATGAAACGGGACTTGACTGAGTTTGGCCAGGTGGTCCAGCATGACACTGCCTGCACCATTGCAGCCACTGCCAGCGTGGTCAAAGAGAAGCTGGCT ACGGAGGGCTCTTCAGGCACAACAGAGAAAGTGAGGAAAGGTCTCTCCAACTTCCTGGGCGTAATCTCGGACACTTTTGCCCCTTCGCCAGACAAGACTATCGACTGTGATGTCATAACTCTGATGGCAACCCCCTCTGGGACCACTGAGTTGTATGACAGTGCCAAG GCCCGGCTGTACAGTCTTCAGTCTGATCCAGCCACCTATTGCAACGAACCAGATG GACCTTCTGAACTCTTTGAGGCCTGGCTGTCATGCTTCAacctagaagagaagaaaaaggagatctCAGAACTCTTGGGGAGCAGCCCATCCATCCGCTCGCTCTACACCAAAATG GTCCCGGTAGCTGTGTCCCACTCAGAGTTCTGGCAGCGCTACTTCTATAAAGTCCATCAGTTGGAGCAG GAGGAAGTCCGAAGGGAGGCCCTGAAGCAGCGGGCTGAGCAGAGCGTTCACTTTGAGGAGCCAggctgggaggaggaagagg AGGAATTTCTTGGGTCATCACCGGCTCCCCAATCCCATGTCAGCTTGCAGTCTTCCCAAGAGATGAAGCCATCTTCCCCCATCTCCACAGAATGCGTCACTCCGACCCTGGAGGCATCCGTGGAAAGCTGGGCTATGCTGAGCATCCCAACAGCGGCAACCCCGTCAGAAAGCAGCGAGAGCGTCTCCTTGGTGACTCAGATCCCAAACCCCTTGGCCGTGCCTGCCGCCCCTTTACAGACTGGAGCCCAGCTCTCTGGGGCAGGAGACCTCTCTCAGAGGCTTCAGGAGGCGAGTGCAGAAGAACCAGCCTCATCACCAAAGCCCGAGGAACCCGTGCAACCCCCTCCAGCCCTGCAGGATGCGAAGCCTTCTCCAGGGAAACCCAAGGAGCAGCCTGAGAGCAAGCCGGCAAACAGGATAGAAACTGCCCGGGAAGATGGGCCCACAGACCTGCGAGTCTTCGAGCTCAACTCGGACAGCGGGAAATCCACGCCCTCCAATAacgggaagaaag GCTCCAGCACGGATATCAGCGAGGACTGGGAAAAGGACTTTGACTTGGACATGACAGAGGAAGAGGTGCAGCTGGCACTC
- the BSDC1 gene encoding BSD domain-containing protein 1 isoform X5 has translation MGWGMERREGALGSSSLSVDGEDGGWWRSWLQQSIQTVKEKSTEALEFMKRDLTEFGQVVQHDTACTIAATASVVKEKLAKTEGSSGTTEKVRKGLSNFLGVISDTFAPSPDKTIDCDVITLMATPSGTTELYDSAKARLYSLQSDPATYCNEPDGPSELFEAWLSCFNLEEKKKEISELLGSSPSIRSLYTKMVPVAVSHSEFWQRYFYKVHQLEQEEVRREALKQRAEQSVHFEEPGWEEEEECVTPTLEASVESWAMLSIPTAATPSESSESVSLVTQIPNPLAVPAAPLQTGAQLSGAGDLSQRLQEASAEEPASSPKPEEPVQPPPALQDAKPSPGKPKEQPESKPANRIETAREDGPTDLRVFELNSDSGKSTPSNNGKKGSSTDISEDWEKDFDLDMTEEEVQLALSKVDVSEELEDEEWENWE, from the exons ATGGGCTGGGGGatggaaagaagggaaggggcCTTGGGTTCAAGTTCGTTGTCAGTGGATGG GGAAGATGGAGGCTGGTGGAGGAGCTGGTTACAGCAAAGCATTCAGACTGTCAAAGAGAAG TCCACAGAGGCCTTGGAGTTCATGAAACGGGACTTGACTGAGTTTGGCCAGGTGGTCCAGCATGACACTGCCTGCACCATTGCAGCCACTGCCAGCGTGGTCAAAGAGAAGCTGGCT AAGACGGAGGGCTCTTCAGGCACAACAGAGAAAGTGAGGAAAGGTCTCTCCAACTTCCTGGGCGTAATCTCGGACACTTTTGCCCCTTCGCCAGACAAGACTATCGACTGTGATGTCATAACTCTGATGGCAACCCCCTCTGGGACCACTGAGTTGTATGACAGTGCCAAG GCCCGGCTGTACAGTCTTCAGTCTGATCCAGCCACCTATTGCAACGAACCAGATG GACCTTCTGAACTCTTTGAGGCCTGGCTGTCATGCTTCAacctagaagagaagaaaaaggagatctCAGAACTCTTGGGGAGCAGCCCATCCATCCGCTCGCTCTACACCAAAATG GTCCCGGTAGCTGTGTCCCACTCAGAGTTCTGGCAGCGCTACTTCTATAAAGTCCATCAGTTGGAGCAG GAGGAAGTCCGAAGGGAGGCCCTGAAGCAGCGGGCTGAGCAGAGCGTTCACTTTGAGGAGCCAggctgggaggaggaagagg AATGCGTCACTCCGACCCTGGAGGCATCCGTGGAAAGCTGGGCTATGCTGAGCATCCCAACAGCGGCAACCCCGTCAGAAAGCAGCGAGAGCGTCTCCTTGGTGACTCAGATCCCAAACCCCTTGGCCGTGCCTGCCGCCCCTTTACAGACTGGAGCCCAGCTCTCTGGGGCAGGAGACCTCTCTCAGAGGCTTCAGGAGGCGAGTGCAGAAGAACCAGCCTCATCACCAAAGCCCGAGGAACCCGTGCAACCCCCTCCAGCCCTGCAGGATGCGAAGCCTTCTCCAGGGAAACCCAAGGAGCAGCCTGAGAGCAAGCCGGCAAACAGGATAGAAACTGCCCGGGAAGATGGGCCCACAGACCTGCGAGTCTTCGAGCTCAACTCGGACAGCGGGAAATCCACGCCCTCCAATAacgggaagaaag GCTCCAGCACGGATATCAGCGAGGACTGGGAAAAGGACTTTGACTTGGACATGACAGAGGAAGAGGTGCAGCTGGCACTC
- the BSDC1 gene encoding BSD domain-containing protein 1 isoform X3 → MAEGEDGGWWRSWLQQSIQTVKEKSTEALEFMKRDLTEFGQVVQHDTACTIAATASVVKEKLAKTEGSSGTTEKVRKGLSNFLGVISDTFAPSPDKTIDCDVITLMATPSGTTELYDSAKARLYSLQSDPATYCNEPDGPSELFEAWLSCFNLEEKKKEISELLGSSPSIRSLYTKMVPVAVSHSEFWQRYFYKVHQLEQEEVRREALKQRAEQSVHFEEPGWEEEEEEFLGSSPAPQSHVSLQSSQEMKPSSPISTECVTPTLEASVESWAMLSIPTAATPSESSESVSLVTQIPNPLAVPAAPLQTGAQLSGAGDLSQRLQEASAEEPASSPKPEEPVQPPPALQDAKPSPGKPKEQPESKPANRIETAREDGPTDLRVFELNSDSGKSTPSNNGKKGSSTDISEDWEKDFDLDMTEEEVQLALSKVDVSEELEDEEWENWE, encoded by the exons ATGGCGGAAGG GGAAGATGGAGGCTGGTGGAGGAGCTGGTTACAGCAAAGCATTCAGACTGTCAAAGAGAAG TCCACAGAGGCCTTGGAGTTCATGAAACGGGACTTGACTGAGTTTGGCCAGGTGGTCCAGCATGACACTGCCTGCACCATTGCAGCCACTGCCAGCGTGGTCAAAGAGAAGCTGGCT AAGACGGAGGGCTCTTCAGGCACAACAGAGAAAGTGAGGAAAGGTCTCTCCAACTTCCTGGGCGTAATCTCGGACACTTTTGCCCCTTCGCCAGACAAGACTATCGACTGTGATGTCATAACTCTGATGGCAACCCCCTCTGGGACCACTGAGTTGTATGACAGTGCCAAG GCCCGGCTGTACAGTCTTCAGTCTGATCCAGCCACCTATTGCAACGAACCAGATG GACCTTCTGAACTCTTTGAGGCCTGGCTGTCATGCTTCAacctagaagagaagaaaaaggagatctCAGAACTCTTGGGGAGCAGCCCATCCATCCGCTCGCTCTACACCAAAATG GTCCCGGTAGCTGTGTCCCACTCAGAGTTCTGGCAGCGCTACTTCTATAAAGTCCATCAGTTGGAGCAG GAGGAAGTCCGAAGGGAGGCCCTGAAGCAGCGGGCTGAGCAGAGCGTTCACTTTGAGGAGCCAggctgggaggaggaagagg AGGAATTTCTTGGGTCATCACCGGCTCCCCAATCCCATGTCAGCTTGCAGTCTTCCCAAGAGATGAAGCCATCTTCCCCCATCTCCACAGAATGCGTCACTCCGACCCTGGAGGCATCCGTGGAAAGCTGGGCTATGCTGAGCATCCCAACAGCGGCAACCCCGTCAGAAAGCAGCGAGAGCGTCTCCTTGGTGACTCAGATCCCAAACCCCTTGGCCGTGCCTGCCGCCCCTTTACAGACTGGAGCCCAGCTCTCTGGGGCAGGAGACCTCTCTCAGAGGCTTCAGGAGGCGAGTGCAGAAGAACCAGCCTCATCACCAAAGCCCGAGGAACCCGTGCAACCCCCTCCAGCCCTGCAGGATGCGAAGCCTTCTCCAGGGAAACCCAAGGAGCAGCCTGAGAGCAAGCCGGCAAACAGGATAGAAACTGCCCGGGAAGATGGGCCCACAGACCTGCGAGTCTTCGAGCTCAACTCGGACAGCGGGAAATCCACGCCCTCCAATAacgggaagaaag GCTCCAGCACGGATATCAGCGAGGACTGGGAAAAGGACTTTGACTTGGACATGACAGAGGAAGAGGTGCAGCTGGCACTC
- the BSDC1 gene encoding BSD domain-containing protein 1 isoform X4 → MAEGEDGGWWRSWLQQSIQTVKEKSTEALEFMKRDLTEFGQVVQHDTACTIAATASVVKEKLATEGSSGTTEKVRKGLSNFLGVISDTFAPSPDKTIDCDVITLMATPSGTTELYDSAKARLYSLQSDPATYCNEPDGPSELFEAWLSCFNLEEKKKEISELLGSSPSIRSLYTKMVPVAVSHSEFWQRYFYKVHQLEQEEVRREALKQRAEQSVHFEEPGWEEEEEEFLGSSPAPQSHVSLQSSQEMKPSSPISTECVTPTLEASVESWAMLSIPTAATPSESSESVSLVTQIPNPLAVPAAPLQTGAQLSGAGDLSQRLQEASAEEPASSPKPEEPVQPPPALQDAKPSPGKPKEQPESKPANRIETAREDGPTDLRVFELNSDSGKSTPSNNGKKGSSTDISEDWEKDFDLDMTEEEVQLALSKVDVSEELEDEEWENWE, encoded by the exons ATGGCGGAAGG GGAAGATGGAGGCTGGTGGAGGAGCTGGTTACAGCAAAGCATTCAGACTGTCAAAGAGAAG TCCACAGAGGCCTTGGAGTTCATGAAACGGGACTTGACTGAGTTTGGCCAGGTGGTCCAGCATGACACTGCCTGCACCATTGCAGCCACTGCCAGCGTGGTCAAAGAGAAGCTGGCT ACGGAGGGCTCTTCAGGCACAACAGAGAAAGTGAGGAAAGGTCTCTCCAACTTCCTGGGCGTAATCTCGGACACTTTTGCCCCTTCGCCAGACAAGACTATCGACTGTGATGTCATAACTCTGATGGCAACCCCCTCTGGGACCACTGAGTTGTATGACAGTGCCAAG GCCCGGCTGTACAGTCTTCAGTCTGATCCAGCCACCTATTGCAACGAACCAGATG GACCTTCTGAACTCTTTGAGGCCTGGCTGTCATGCTTCAacctagaagagaagaaaaaggagatctCAGAACTCTTGGGGAGCAGCCCATCCATCCGCTCGCTCTACACCAAAATG GTCCCGGTAGCTGTGTCCCACTCAGAGTTCTGGCAGCGCTACTTCTATAAAGTCCATCAGTTGGAGCAG GAGGAAGTCCGAAGGGAGGCCCTGAAGCAGCGGGCTGAGCAGAGCGTTCACTTTGAGGAGCCAggctgggaggaggaagagg AGGAATTTCTTGGGTCATCACCGGCTCCCCAATCCCATGTCAGCTTGCAGTCTTCCCAAGAGATGAAGCCATCTTCCCCCATCTCCACAGAATGCGTCACTCCGACCCTGGAGGCATCCGTGGAAAGCTGGGCTATGCTGAGCATCCCAACAGCGGCAACCCCGTCAGAAAGCAGCGAGAGCGTCTCCTTGGTGACTCAGATCCCAAACCCCTTGGCCGTGCCTGCCGCCCCTTTACAGACTGGAGCCCAGCTCTCTGGGGCAGGAGACCTCTCTCAGAGGCTTCAGGAGGCGAGTGCAGAAGAACCAGCCTCATCACCAAAGCCCGAGGAACCCGTGCAACCCCCTCCAGCCCTGCAGGATGCGAAGCCTTCTCCAGGGAAACCCAAGGAGCAGCCTGAGAGCAAGCCGGCAAACAGGATAGAAACTGCCCGGGAAGATGGGCCCACAGACCTGCGAGTCTTCGAGCTCAACTCGGACAGCGGGAAATCCACGCCCTCCAATAacgggaagaaag GCTCCAGCACGGATATCAGCGAGGACTGGGAAAAGGACTTTGACTTGGACATGACAGAGGAAGAGGTGCAGCTGGCACTC